From a single Brassica oleracea var. oleracea cultivar TO1000 chromosome C5, BOL, whole genome shotgun sequence genomic region:
- the LOC106343912 gene encoding nifU-like protein 4, mitochondrial isoform X1: MKGIARIVNSLSRLGGREIISRGSSKLSSSLLLVSRRSIFISAATHFPTNSRDLTSSSRSTFSLPQKWAFLGGVGQRRTMFIQTQSTPNPSSLMFYPGKPVMEVGSADFPNVRSALGSPLAKSIYSIDGVVRVFFGSDFVTVTKSDDVSWDILKPEIFAAVMDFYSSGQPLFLDSQAAAAKDTAINEDDSETVAMIKELLETRIRPAVQDDGGDIEYCGFDPESGIVKLRMQGACSGCPSSSVTLKSGIENMLMHYVPEVKGVEQEFDGEEEEGTLSGEVRE; encoded by the exons ATGAAAGGGATCGCGAGGATTGTGAATTCTCTTTCGCGACTGGGTGGTCGTGAGATCATTTCTAGAGGAAGTAGTAAGCTTTCTTCGTCTCTTCTTCTGGTATCTCGTCGCTCGATCTTCATCTCGGCGGCAACGCACTTTCCGACCAATTCACGTGATCTCACCTCCTCTTCGAGATCTACTTTTTCACTTCCTCAGAAATGGGCTTTTCTCGGAG GGGTGGGGCAGAGAAGGACGATGTTTATCCAAACACAATCTACTCCGAATCCTTCTTCTCTCATGTTTTATCCTGGAAAGCCAGTCATGGAGGTTGGAAGTGCTGATTTCCCTAACGTTCGTTCTGCTCTAGGCTCACCATTAGCCAAGTCCATTTACTCCATTGACG GTGTGGTTCGAGTTTTCTTTGGGTCTGATTTCGTCACTGTGACAAAGTCTGATGATGTATCGTGGGATATCCTCAAGCCTGAGATATTTGCAGCTGTCATGGATTTCTACTCCTCTGGCCAGCCTTTGTTTCTCGACTCACAAGCTGCTGCTGCCAAGGACACTGCCATCAACGAG GATGACTCTGAAACCGTAGCAATGATCAAGGAACTCTTAGAAACTCGCATCAGACCAGCAGTCCAAGATGATGGTGGGGACATTGAGTATTGTGGGTTTGATCC TGAAAGCGGAATAGTGAAGTTGAGGATGCAAGGAGCTTGTAGCGGTTGTCCAAGCTCATCTGTTACTTTGAAATCTGGAATAGAAAACATGCTGATGCATTATGTACCCGAG GTGAAAGGTGTAGAACAAGAGTTCGATGGGGAAGAAGAGGAGGGAACGTTGTCTGGAGAGGTGAGAGAGTAG
- the LOC106343912 gene encoding nifU-like protein 4, mitochondrial isoform X2 translates to MKGIARIVNSLSRLGGREIISRGSSKLSSSLLLVSRRSIFISAATHFPTNSRDLTSSSRSTFSLPQKWAFLGGGQRRTMFIQTQSTPNPSSLMFYPGKPVMEVGSADFPNVRSALGSPLAKSIYSIDGVVRVFFGSDFVTVTKSDDVSWDILKPEIFAAVMDFYSSGQPLFLDSQAAAAKDTAINEDDSETVAMIKELLETRIRPAVQDDGGDIEYCGFDPESGIVKLRMQGACSGCPSSSVTLKSGIENMLMHYVPEVKGVEQEFDGEEEEGTLSGEVRE, encoded by the exons ATGAAAGGGATCGCGAGGATTGTGAATTCTCTTTCGCGACTGGGTGGTCGTGAGATCATTTCTAGAGGAAGTAGTAAGCTTTCTTCGTCTCTTCTTCTGGTATCTCGTCGCTCGATCTTCATCTCGGCGGCAACGCACTTTCCGACCAATTCACGTGATCTCACCTCCTCTTCGAGATCTACTTTTTCACTTCCTCAGAAATGGGCTTTTCTCGGAGG GGGGCAGAGAAGGACGATGTTTATCCAAACACAATCTACTCCGAATCCTTCTTCTCTCATGTTTTATCCTGGAAAGCCAGTCATGGAGGTTGGAAGTGCTGATTTCCCTAACGTTCGTTCTGCTCTAGGCTCACCATTAGCCAAGTCCATTTACTCCATTGACG GTGTGGTTCGAGTTTTCTTTGGGTCTGATTTCGTCACTGTGACAAAGTCTGATGATGTATCGTGGGATATCCTCAAGCCTGAGATATTTGCAGCTGTCATGGATTTCTACTCCTCTGGCCAGCCTTTGTTTCTCGACTCACAAGCTGCTGCTGCCAAGGACACTGCCATCAACGAG GATGACTCTGAAACCGTAGCAATGATCAAGGAACTCTTAGAAACTCGCATCAGACCAGCAGTCCAAGATGATGGTGGGGACATTGAGTATTGTGGGTTTGATCC TGAAAGCGGAATAGTGAAGTTGAGGATGCAAGGAGCTTGTAGCGGTTGTCCAAGCTCATCTGTTACTTTGAAATCTGGAATAGAAAACATGCTGATGCATTATGTACCCGAG GTGAAAGGTGTAGAACAAGAGTTCGATGGGGAAGAAGAGGAGGGAACGTTGTCTGGAGAGGTGAGAGAGTAG